The DNA sequence ATTTTTTTACCTTTTAAACCGTCATACGCCGCGTTCACAGAATATCCTTCCCCGCTTAAAATTTCAGTTATCTCTTCACACAATTCCTTGTCATCGTCAATTATGAATATCCTGGGCTGCATTGTAAATCCTTTCATTATAATATTATCTATTCTGGCGTGACGGCATTTCTATGTTTACCCTGGTCCATTTTCCTTTTTCACTATCAATATTTATCCTGCCCCCATGCATGGTTAAAAGTTCCCTGCAGATGGTAAGGCCGAGTCCAGTCCCTTTCGATTTCCGGGTAAAAAAGGGATCGAATACTTTTACGAGATCTTCCCTGGCTATCCCGCACCCGTTATCCTTGAAATATATGCTGATATTGCCGTTCCTGCCGCCGGGGGCGTATATTTCTATTTCACCCTTTTTTTCCGGCAGCGATTGATAAGCGTTATTTATAATATTGCTGAATATCTCTTTTACCTGGTAAGGGTCCGCCTCTATAATTTTTCCTTTAAGATAATCAAATACTTTATTAACCGACACCTCATAGTGGCTGAATTTTTCATACGCCGAATCAATACACTCGTTTAATATCTCAAAAATATTTATTTTATCGAAATGCGGCGTCCTTATTCTCGAATAAGTCAAAAGATTATTAATAATATTGCTGCTTTCCGATACCTTTTTTTCAATGTTCGCGAGGTGGCTTGCCAGGGACGGATTATTATTTTTTTTTGATATGTTATAAACCGCCATTTGAATGACACCAAGGGGGTTTCTCAATTCGTGGGCCACAGTCGCGGCTAAAGCGCCTATATCTGAAAGGCGTTTTGCTTCACTTAATTTTTTTTGGGCCGTTGTCAATTCTAATTCCGCTTTAACGCGCCTGGCATCCAGTGTAAACCTGTAAATACCCTCTCCTATCAAAGCGGTCAAAGGTTCAATAATATCTATCTTTTTCCTGGGCAGCATATTTTCTTTTTTGTCCGCGATATGTATCGCCCCGAATATCTTATTTTTATAAATAACCGGAATAACAGCCACTGAACGAAAACCATGTCGGACGCACGCGCCGCGATATTCGGCTTTTTCTTCGTTCTTGAGGCCTTCCGTGAATTCAACCGTGTTGTTGCAGTAGAATGACCCGTTCGGGGTTGTTACGTTCACATACCGGGGCCTCAATTTTCCCCCGACAACCCTGATACACGCACATTCATCCGTGTAAACAGAAAGCCAGTTTTCGGATTTCAAAAATTCGCGGCTGAAACCTGTATACGATTTATACGGTATGCACCCTTCTTCATTTAATATCCTGATACCAACGCACCTGCAGTCAGTCAAATCACGGATAAATTTGGCTATCGCGTCCGTGAATTTTTCGTACGAAGCCGATTTTGACAAAAGTTTCAGTATAACATTGCTCCTTATAATATGTTTTTCAATTTTCCTGCGCTCCAGTATTTCTTCCTCAAGCCGGCTGTTTTTCTCTATCAGTTCCGCCGTCCGCCGGGTCACTTTCAATTCCAGTTCGTTATGGGCTTTTTTTAGTTTTTCTTCAATATTTTTTCGCTCATCGATATCGCTTATCATCCTGAGATGCCCGCGTAACACGCCGTTATCATCTGTCAACGGGCTTATGAATTCAAGCACCCAGAGGTGCGTCCCGTCTTTTTTCAAAATCCGCCTTTCCCTGGTCCCCCTGCTGCGGCGTTCAGTATTTTTGCCTATAAATTTCCTGTCTTTTTTATCAAGGTAAGAAAATAAAAAAGAACCGGTTATCTCTCTTGCCGGGTAACCAAGCATTTCCGTCACCCTTTTGTTCACGTAAACGATTTTAGCTTTTAAATCCGTTATACATATACCCTCCTGCGTGGTTTCCACGATAGAACGGTATATCCCGTCAATATTATTTATTGCCTTGCTTAAATTTAAATTTTTGCGCCGCGTATTATTTTTGTTTTCAGGCATAATTCCTTAAAGTTTTATTTTTCTGGTTTTTTTGCGGTATTGGGTGGGGGTATATCTTACAAGTTTATTAAACTGCCTGATAAAGGATTCCGCGTTTTCATAGCCCAGTTTTTCCGCGATCTGGTTTATATTGTATCCCGAATTTAACAGGAGTTCCTTCGCCTTGCCCATTTTTAACCTGAGTCTGTATTCACTGAAATTTACACCGGTATTTTCCTTGAATATCCTGCTTAAATACTTGGGGCTTAAGCCCACTATCCTGGAAACATCATAGAGGCATGTTTTTTTATAACAATTCCTTTCGACAAAATTTTTCACTTTTTTTATCTTGCCTGAAATATCCCCCGTGTCTATGTCTTTTCCCGATTGCTTGATGTCAAGGAGCCTTTCAATAATCTCTTTCGTTTTGTCGATATTCAAAGGCTTTTCGAGATAATCATCGGCATGCCCTTTCAGCGCTTTAATGGCCACATCCTTGGAACTATAACCGGTTAAAATGATAATTTTGACCTCCGGGTCTGTCCTTTTAATTTCCCTCAACACCTCTATCCCGTTTATACCCGGCAGCATCACATCCAGGATAATAAGGTCGATATTATTCGCCGACTTCAGCAATTGAAGCGCGGCCTTCCCGTCCGGAACTTCCTCTATCTCATAGTCACTAAAATACTCTTTGAATTCTGACCTGAAAACCTCATCATCATCTATTATTAATATTTTGCCTGGCATGCCGTCTCCCTGTTTTTTTGTAAAAATTTTATTATACACCTTCATCCTGACTTTCAGCAAGGAAGAAAAATGATTTCAAGTTTTTAATCTCTTTGACACCTCGGGCCAATTGATATTATTAAAAAACACATCAATATATCCGGCCCGGTCGATCTGGAAATCCGTTAAATAAGCGTGTTCAAACACGTCCATTACAAGGACCGGCTTTGACCCGGCTATATGGCCGGTATCATGCTCGTTTATCCAGAGGTTCATCAGGCGGCCGTTTTGCGGGTCCAGGCAAAGAACGACCCAGCCTATTCCACGCATGACCCCCGAGGATATAAAATCCTGTTTCCATGCGTCAAAGTTTTCAAAATTTTCGCTTATTTTTTTATATAAAATATCTTTCGCGTCCAAGACTGTTTTCCCTCCAAGATTATCGAAATAATACTCGTGAAGCCTCATCCCGTTAAATTCCCATCCAAGCCTTCTTTTAAGTTCCGCGTATTCGGGATCGCGGTCCTTTCCGGCGGCCGATAATCCCCTGAGTTTTTCAAGCAGAATATTCACATTTTTCACATAACCCTGGTAAAGCTTAAAATGGTTGTTAAGAAGCGTGTCGCTGAAACCTGTCTTGCCCGGAAGCCCGGAATAATCTTTCGCTGAGTATAAAACTGTATTTTTATCCATTTTACCTCCTATTATTAATTTAAAATTGGCAATTGAATATTAACAATTGACAATTGAACATTAGTGATTAGGTATTTATTTTAAAACAAATTATCAATTGCTAATTGCCGATGCTTAATTGTCAACGAAATCGCAATAATTAATTTACAGCGCACCGGCATCCTGTGGGGTACCAGTTTATTTTGTTTTTTCGGATTCCGGCAGCTGTAAAATATAAAACAACGCGCTTCCCGCGAAAAAATCAGCCCACGCGAGCATAATATCAGGCAATGTGGACGTAAAAAGCCATATCCCGAGAGGCGGGTGTTTGACAATATATTCATAAACACTTATATGTCCCATTAATATACCCGCGAAAACA is a window from the bacterium genome containing:
- a CDS encoding response regulator — protein: MPGKILIIDDDEVFRSEFKEYFSDYEIEEVPDGKAALQLLKSANNIDLIILDVMLPGINGIEVLREIKRTDPEVKIIILTGYSSKDVAIKALKGHADDYLEKPLNIDKTKEIIERLLDIKQSGKDIDTGDISGKIKKVKNFVERNCYKKTCLYDVSRIVGLSPKYLSRIFKENTGVNFSEYRLRLKMGKAKELLLNSGYNINQIAEKLGYENAESFIRQFNKLVRYTPTQYRKKTRKIKL
- a CDS encoding Fe-Mn family superoxide dismutase — translated: MDKNTVLYSAKDYSGLPGKTGFSDTLLNNHFKLYQGYVKNVNILLEKLRGLSAAGKDRDPEYAELKRRLGWEFNGMRLHEYYFDNLGGKTVLDAKDILYKKISENFENFDAWKQDFISSGVMRGIGWVVLCLDPQNGRLMNLWINEHDTGHIAGSKPVLVMDVFEHAYLTDFQIDRAGYIDVFFNNINWPEVSKRLKT
- a CDS encoding ATP-binding protein, with translation MPENKNNTRRKNLNLSKAINNIDGIYRSIVETTQEGICITDLKAKIVYVNKRVTEMLGYPAREITGSFLFSYLDKKDRKFIGKNTERRSRGTRERRILKKDGTHLWVLEFISPLTDDNGVLRGHLRMISDIDERKNIEEKLKKAHNELELKVTRRTAELIEKNSRLEEEILERRKIEKHIIRSNVILKLLSKSASYEKFTDAIAKFIRDLTDCRCVGIRILNEEGCIPYKSYTGFSREFLKSENWLSVYTDECACIRVVGGKLRPRYVNVTTPNGSFYCNNTVEFTEGLKNEEKAEYRGACVRHGFRSVAVIPVIYKNKIFGAIHIADKKENMLPRKKIDIIEPLTALIGEGIYRFTLDARRVKAELELTTAQKKLSEAKRLSDIGALAATVAHELRNPLGVIQMAVYNISKKNNNPSLASHLANIEKKVSESSNIINNLLTYSRIRTPHFDKINIFEILNECIDSAYEKFSHYEVSVNKVFDYLKGKIIEADPYQVKEIFSNIINNAYQSLPEKKGEIEIYAPGGRNGNISIYFKDNGCGIAREDLVKVFDPFFTRKSKGTGLGLTICRELLTMHGGRINIDSEKGKWTRVNIEMPSRQNR